In Halopseudomonas xinjiangensis, a single genomic region encodes these proteins:
- the panC gene encoding pantoate--beta-alanine ligase translates to MNTLHTIAQLRAAVGRAREEGKRIGLVPTMGNLHAGHVALVEKALQRTDYVVVTIFVNPLQFGPNEDLDSYPRTLSDDQAKLLEAGAHLVFAPSVNEMYPEGMQGHTIVSVPVVSEGLCGASRPGHFNGVSTVVSKLFNIVQPDLAIFGQKDYQQLAVIRKMALDLCLPIQIMGEPTVRAEDGLALSSRNGYLTAAERQVAPRLYQTLRQVAADIQAGRRDFPEVIEQARATLVQVGMRPDYLDLRDANSLQPVDQTTRHMVVLAAAFLGKTRLIDNLCFDLA, encoded by the coding sequence ATGAATACCCTGCATACCATTGCGCAGCTTCGCGCAGCTGTTGGCCGTGCCCGTGAAGAAGGCAAGCGGATTGGCCTGGTACCCACCATGGGCAACCTGCACGCCGGACATGTGGCGCTGGTCGAAAAAGCGCTCCAGCGCACCGATTACGTGGTCGTCACCATCTTCGTCAATCCGTTGCAGTTCGGCCCGAACGAAGATCTGGACAGCTACCCCCGTACGCTTTCAGACGATCAGGCCAAGCTGCTCGAGGCCGGGGCACATCTGGTATTCGCGCCCAGTGTCAACGAGATGTATCCCGAGGGCATGCAAGGCCACACCATCGTCAGCGTACCAGTCGTGTCCGAAGGCTTGTGCGGCGCCAGCCGACCGGGTCATTTCAATGGCGTATCCACGGTGGTATCCAAGCTGTTCAATATCGTCCAGCCGGACCTGGCCATCTTCGGGCAAAAGGACTACCAGCAGCTGGCAGTGATTCGCAAGATGGCGCTGGACCTGTGCCTGCCGATTCAGATCATGGGCGAGCCTACCGTGCGTGCCGAAGATGGCCTGGCGCTGTCGTCACGTAACGGTTACCTGACCGCCGCCGAGCGGCAGGTGGCGCCGCGGCTCTATCAGACGCTGCGCCAGGTGGCGGCTGACATCCAGGCCGGTCGACGGGATTTTCCGGAGGTCATAGAACAGGCGCGCGCGACACTCGTTCAGGTCGGGATGCGTCCCGATTATCTGGACCTGCGCGACGCCAACTCACTGCAACCCGTCGACCAGACCACGCGACACATGGTGGTCCTGGCTGCTGCCTTCCTGGGCAAGACCCGCCTGATCGACAATCTCTGTTTCGACCTCGCCTGA
- the panB gene encoding 3-methyl-2-oxobutanoate hydroxymethyltransferase, whose product MPDVTLTTLNKLKQSGEKIVCLTAYDATFAHLECQAGVEVILIGDSLGMVLQGHDSTLPVTVDDMVYHTRSVKRGNRGALIMADLPFMSYATLEQAVSSSTALMQAGAHMVKLEGGGWLADTVTTLTRNGIPVCAHLGLTPQTVNVLGGYKVQGRDEAQAKALLDDARKLEAAGAAMLLLECVPSELGAEVTRSVQVPVIGIGAGSDTDGQVLVVHDLLGLSISGRLPRFVKNFMAGQPDVQSAVRAYVEAVKRVEFPSAEHEF is encoded by the coding sequence ATGCCTGATGTAACCCTGACTACGCTGAACAAGCTAAAGCAGAGCGGTGAAAAGATCGTCTGCCTGACTGCCTATGACGCCACCTTCGCGCACCTGGAGTGTCAGGCCGGCGTCGAGGTGATCCTCATCGGCGATTCGCTGGGCATGGTGCTGCAAGGCCACGACAGTACCCTCCCGGTTACTGTCGATGACATGGTCTACCACACCCGGTCCGTGAAGCGCGGCAACCGGGGCGCGCTGATCATGGCCGACCTGCCGTTCATGAGTTACGCAACACTCGAACAGGCTGTATCGAGCAGCACCGCATTGATGCAGGCCGGTGCACACATGGTCAAGCTAGAGGGCGGCGGATGGCTGGCGGACACCGTCACCACCCTGACGCGCAACGGCATCCCGGTTTGCGCACACCTGGGGCTCACGCCGCAGACAGTCAACGTACTCGGCGGTTACAAGGTTCAGGGTCGCGACGAGGCCCAGGCGAAAGCCCTGCTGGATGATGCGCGCAAGCTCGAAGCGGCGGGCGCTGCCATGCTGCTGCTGGAGTGCGTACCCAGCGAACTGGGTGCGGAAGTCACCCGCTCGGTGCAGGTGCCCGTCATTGGCATCGGCGCCGGGAGCGATACCGACGGACAGGTGCTGGTCGTCCACGACCTGCTCGGATTGTCCATCAGCGGCCGCCTGCCGCGCTTCGTGAAGAATTTCATGGCTGGTCAGCCCGACGTCCAGTCGGCTGTACGCGCCTATGTCGAAGCGGTCAAGCGCGTCGAATTCCCCTCGGCCGAACACGAGTTCTGA